From Acidobacteriota bacterium, a single genomic window includes:
- the lgt gene encoding prolipoprotein diacylglyceryl transferase — MFPDLFKLPFTNFTLNSYGLLLAIAFITGLFVMSRLAKRDGLPQERVYDLGLWVLASSLIGSKLLMIITEWDVYYRDHPGQIFSLDFFRSGGVFYGGFIAAIIASVVAMRLYKLPWWRTADAFAPGIAIGQAIGRLGCYSAGCCWGVPTTSALGVQFKERGHEITGVPTIVAHLTDPVQRELWSNKLGGLLAPLKLHPVQLYETGATFVIFLVLLAVTGRRRFHGQVMLAYAMLYAVVRFTIEHWRDDPRGEVWNLSTSQFIAIILFVASLIAYIWRVRKVTTTELAENAV, encoded by the coding sequence ATGTTTCCAGACCTCTTCAAACTTCCATTTACCAATTTCACGCTCAACAGCTATGGCTTGTTGCTGGCGATTGCCTTCATCACCGGCCTGTTCGTCATGTCGCGGCTGGCCAAACGCGACGGTTTGCCGCAAGAGCGCGTGTACGATCTGGGCCTGTGGGTGCTGGCTTCGTCGCTGATCGGCTCGAAGCTGCTGATGATCATCACCGAATGGGATGTTTATTATCGTGATCATCCAGGCCAGATTTTCTCGCTGGATTTCTTCCGTTCGGGCGGTGTGTTTTATGGCGGTTTTATCGCCGCGATCATCGCGTCGGTGGTGGCGATGCGGCTTTACAAACTGCCCTGGTGGCGCACGGCGGACGCCTTTGCGCCGGGCATCGCCATCGGCCAGGCGATTGGGCGCCTGGGTTGTTACAGCGCGGGCTGTTGCTGGGGTGTGCCGACGACTTCGGCGCTGGGCGTGCAATTCAAAGAGCGCGGCCACGAGATCACCGGCGTGCCGACCATCGTGGCGCACCTGACCGATCCGGTGCAGCGCGAACTCTGGTCGAACAAGCTGGGCGGGTTGCTCGCGCCGCTCAAACTGCATCCGGTGCAGCTTTACGAAACGGGCGCGACCTTTGTGATCTTTCTGGTGTTACTGGCAGTCACGGGCCGCCGCCGCTTTCACGGGCAGGTGATGCTGGCGTATGCAATGCTGTACGCCGTGGTGCGCTTCACCATCGAACACTGGCGCGACGATCCGCGCGGCGAAGTCTGGAACCTTTCGACCTCGCAATTCATCGCGATTATTTTGTTTGTCGCCTCGCTCATTGCCTACATCTGGCGCGTGCGCAAGGTGACAACTACAGAACTGGCCGAGAATGCTGTCTGA
- the lspA gene encoding signal peptidase II, with protein MNRKYAFWLLSFLTLIADQATKFWATARLKPVGMIEVIPGYVRFSYALNRGVAFSLFADVQFNIKWVLAAISGLAAMMVVHYLARTPFAQRLMCWSLSLLLAGILGNLIDRIRLGEVVDFIELHWRDQFTWPTFNIADSAICIGAVLLALELLKEERAGHAKPVAAAANPNPAPEEASSAE; from the coding sequence ATGAACAGAAAGTATGCTTTTTGGCTGCTGTCCTTTCTCACCCTGATCGCCGATCAGGCGACCAAGTTTTGGGCGACAGCGCGGCTTAAGCCGGTCGGCATGATTGAGGTCATTCCGGGTTACGTTCGCTTTAGTTACGCGCTCAATCGCGGCGTGGCCTTTAGTCTATTTGCCGATGTGCAATTCAATATCAAATGGGTGTTGGCCGCAATTTCGGGGTTGGCGGCCATGATGGTCGTGCATTATCTGGCGCGCACGCCGTTCGCCCAGCGCCTGATGTGTTGGTCATTGTCGTTGTTGCTGGCGGGCATCTTGGGCAATCTGATTGATCGCATCCGGCTGGGCGAAGTGGTGGATTTCATCGAATTGCACTGGCGCGATCAATTCACCTGGCCGACCTTTAATATCGCGGATTCGGCGATTTGCATTGGCGCGGTTTTGCTGGCCTTGGAATTGTTGAAAGAAGAGCGCGCGGGCCACGCAAAGCCCGTTGCTGCGGCTGCCAATCCAAACCCCGCACCTGAAGAGGCCAGCTCGGCGGAATAG
- a CDS encoding n-acetylglutamate synthase: MPLNYDNRRFTSVRNSANGEVSAATVFEYHQSGALVWATYSGGSIVYGTLIAKIDERDYLDMRYQHLNTAGELRTGRCHSRPEVLPDGRLQLHEQWQWTSGDGSAGTSVIEEIRD, from the coding sequence ATGCCGCTCAACTATGACAACCGCCGCTTCACCTCTGTCCGCAACTCCGCGAATGGCGAAGTCAGCGCCGCGACCGTGTTTGAATATCACCAGAGCGGCGCGCTGGTATGGGCGACCTACAGCGGTGGTTCGATTGTTTACGGGACGCTGATCGCCAAGATAGACGAACGGGATTACTTGGATATGCGCTATCAGCATCTGAATACGGCGGGCGAGTTGAGGACAGGCCGTTGTCATTCGAGGCCCGAAGTTTTACCCGATGGCCGCTTGCAGTTGCACGAGCAATGGCAATGGACGTCAGGTGACGGTTCGGCAGGCACGTCAGTGATAGAAGAAATACGGGATTGA
- the gmd gene encoding GDP-mannose 4,6-dehydratase translates to MTKKALITGITGQDGSYLTELLLGKDYEVYGIMRRSSSFNTGRIDHLYQDPHLQGRRLHLVYGDLNDASSLNKILRDVQPDEIYNLGAQSHVRVSFDIPEYTAEVGAMGTLRLLEAIRETGLKHTRFYQASSSELYGKVQEVPQTERTPFYPRSPYAVAKLYSYWITVNYRESYGLYACNGILFNHESPRRGETFVTRKVTRAAAAIKLGLQDKLYLGNLDAKRDWGYAPEFVEAMWRMLQQDEPDDFVIATGETHTVRELCETAFGHLGLDYQQHVEIDPRYFRPAEVDLLIGDPSKAKQKLGWQSQVTFKELVRIMTEADLMDLQGKQRPVG, encoded by the coding sequence ATGACAAAAAAAGCATTGATTACCGGTATCACCGGCCAGGACGGCAGTTATTTGACCGAGCTGCTGCTCGGCAAAGATTACGAAGTCTACGGCATCATGCGCCGTTCCAGTTCGTTCAACACCGGGCGCATTGACCACCTTTACCAAGACCCGCACCTGCAGGGACGGCGGTTGCATCTGGTTTACGGCGACCTGAATGACGCCAGTTCGCTCAATAAGATTTTGCGCGACGTGCAGCCGGATGAGATTTATAACCTGGGTGCGCAATCACACGTGCGCGTTAGCTTCGATATTCCCGAATACACGGCGGAAGTCGGCGCGATGGGCACGTTACGCTTGCTCGAAGCCATCCGCGAAACGGGCTTGAAACACACACGCTTCTATCAGGCCTCTTCGTCTGAACTGTACGGCAAAGTGCAGGAAGTGCCGCAGACCGAACGCACGCCGTTTTATCCGCGCAGTCCCTACGCCGTCGCCAAACTGTATTCATACTGGATCACGGTCAATTACCGCGAGAGCTATGGCCTGTATGCCTGCAACGGCATTCTCTTCAACCACGAATCGCCCCGGCGCGGCGAAACCTTTGTCACGCGCAAAGTCACCCGCGCGGCAGCGGCCATCAAACTGGGCTTGCAAGACAAACTTTATCTCGGCAACCTCGACGCCAAGCGCGACTGGGGCTACGCACCGGAGTTTGTCGAGGCGATGTGGCGGATGTTGCAACAGGACGAGCCGGACGATTTTGTGATTGCCACGGGCGAGACGCACACGGTGCGTGAACTTTGCGAAACTGCCTTTGGTCATTTGGGGCTGGATTACCAACAGCACGTCGAGATTGACCCGCGCTACTTTCGCCCGGCCGAAGTGGATTTGCTGATTGGCGATCCATCCAAAGCCAAACAGAAACTGGGCTGGCAATCGCAGGTTACGTTCAAGGAATTGGTGCGGATTATGACCGAGGCTGATCTGATGGATTTGCAGGGCAAACAACGGCCTGTTGGCTAA
- the ileS gene encoding isoleucine--tRNA ligase has translation MATEATTLDLKTTVNLPKTDFPLKGNLAQNEPLRLQKWEALGLYEKLREARAGQPLFVLHDGPPYANGNIHIGTALNKILKDFVVKSRSMMGYWAPYIPGWDCHGLPIEIKVEEELKKNKQELDRLTIRKAARVYADKYVGLQREDFKRLGVFGEWEDPYITMAPRYQANIVRAFGKFVERGAVYKGSRPVHWCISCVTSLAEAEVEYADHTSYSVYVKFAFPDAAKVDQALAGKNVSIIIWTTTPWTLPANLGISLNPKYEYNAVAVGDDVFIVANGLLEAVAQKLGWESYEIIGTYSGEAFDRLKARHPFVDRDSLLMLGDHVTLDAGTGAVHTAPGHGYEDFLIGREYGLEIYNPVDSRGYFMKDVEHFAGQRVVALNKNDADANKAVIAHLEAIGVLLKSEKFNHSYPHCWRCRNPVIFRATPQWFISMEKSGLNAEAVAACDKVEWHPSWGNERMKNMFKDRPDWNISRQRAWGVPITVFYCEDCGETLLDPKVINHVADLFEQDSADAWYERSEAELLPPGTKCAACGSGKLSKEHDILDVWFDSGCSWISTLEPRGLPYPADVYLEGGDQFRGWFNSSLVIGLAVKGTPPYHQIITYGWAVDGEGKKMSKSLGNTVEPEKVIKQSGAEIIRLWCAALDYHEDMRISNEILTRISDAYRKLRNTAKYCLGNLAGFDPATERVPFAELQELDRWALGAFNEVVKKVLTGYEQYDFMTVYQTLYSFATVELSSLYFDIIKDRLYTYAPKSLARRSAQTALYEIVHRMARLLAPILAFTADEIWENIPGATATEESVHLALFPEYESDWYDKKLLSGYESLFKSRSVVTPWIEKRRANKEIGASLRAKLLIDTNDNELLNILYSLSEEQRNAFYIVSQVVLTKIEADTLKTVYRIDLADGVKCERCWHYTTDVGADTRYPGACGRCVKNLEEMLGTA, from the coding sequence ATGGCGACTGAAGCAACAACGCTCGATCTAAAAACGACTGTCAACCTACCCAAGACCGACTTCCCGCTCAAAGGCAATCTGGCGCAAAACGAACCGCTGCGTTTGCAAAAGTGGGAGGCTCTCGGCCTTTACGAGAAATTGCGTGAAGCGCGCGCGGGCCAGCCCTTGTTCGTTTTGCACGATGGGCCGCCGTATGCCAACGGCAATATTCACATCGGCACTGCGCTCAACAAGATTCTCAAGGATTTCGTCGTCAAATCGCGTTCGATGATGGGGTATTGGGCGCCCTACATTCCCGGCTGGGATTGTCACGGCCTGCCCATTGAGATCAAGGTCGAAGAGGAACTCAAAAAGAACAAGCAGGAACTCGACCGCCTGACCATTCGCAAGGCGGCGCGTGTTTACGCCGACAAGTATGTCGGCTTGCAGCGCGAAGATTTCAAACGGCTGGGCGTGTTTGGCGAATGGGAAGACCCTTACATCACGATGGCCCCGCGCTATCAGGCCAACATCGTGCGCGCCTTCGGCAAATTCGTAGAGCGCGGCGCGGTTTATAAAGGCTCGCGCCCGGTGCATTGGTGCATCAGTTGTGTCACCTCACTGGCCGAGGCCGAAGTTGAATATGCCGATCACACGAGCTATTCGGTCTATGTGAAATTCGCCTTCCCAGATGCGGCGAAAGTTGATCAGGCGTTGGCGGGCAAGAATGTCAGCATCATCATCTGGACGACAACGCCGTGGACGCTGCCCGCGAACCTGGGCATCAGTCTCAATCCGAAATACGAGTACAACGCCGTTGCTGTCGGTGATGACGTCTTCATCGTTGCCAACGGTTTGTTGGAAGCGGTCGCGCAGAAACTTGGCTGGGAGAGCTACGAAATCATTGGCACCTACAGCGGCGAGGCATTCGACCGGCTGAAAGCGCGCCATCCCTTCGTTGACCGCGACAGCTTGTTGATGCTGGGCGATCACGTCACGCTTGATGCGGGCACGGGCGCTGTGCACACCGCGCCGGGGCATGGGTACGAAGACTTTCTGATTGGCCGCGAGTACGGGCTGGAAATCTATAACCCGGTGGATTCGCGCGGCTATTTCATGAAAGACGTCGAGCATTTTGCCGGACAACGCGTGGTTGCTTTGAACAAGAACGATGCCGATGCCAACAAAGCCGTTATCGCGCATCTCGAAGCCATCGGCGTGTTGCTCAAATCCGAAAAGTTCAACCACTCCTATCCGCATTGTTGGCGCTGCCGCAACCCGGTGATCTTCCGCGCGACGCCGCAATGGTTCATCTCGATGGAAAAGAGTGGCCTGAATGCTGAAGCAGTCGCGGCCTGCGACAAGGTCGAATGGCATCCGTCGTGGGGCAACGAGCGGATGAAGAACATGTTCAAGGATCGCCCCGATTGGAACATCTCGCGCCAGCGCGCCTGGGGTGTCCCGATCACGGTCTTTTATTGCGAAGATTGCGGCGAAACGCTGCTTGATCCCAAGGTCATCAACCACGTCGCCGATCTGTTTGAGCAAGATTCCGCCGACGCCTGGTACGAACGCAGCGAAGCAGAATTGCTGCCACCCGGCACCAAATGCGCCGCCTGCGGTTCCGGCAAGCTCAGCAAAGAGCACGACATTCTGGACGTATGGTTCGATTCGGGCTGTAGCTGGATTTCGACGCTCGAACCGCGCGGCTTGCCTTATCCGGCGGATGTGTATCTGGAAGGTGGCGATCAGTTCCGCGGCTGGTTCAATTCGTCGCTGGTCATCGGCCTCGCCGTCAAAGGCACGCCGCCCTATCACCAGATCATCACGTATGGGTGGGCGGTGGATGGCGAAGGCAAGAAGATGTCGAAATCGCTCGGCAACACGGTCGAGCCGGAAAAGGTGATCAAACAGAGCGGTGCCGAAATCATCCGCCTCTGGTGCGCCGCACTCGATTACCACGAAGACATGCGCATCTCGAATGAAATCCTGACGCGCATCTCGGACGCCTATCGCAAGCTGCGCAACACGGCGAAGTATTGCCTGGGCAATCTCGCTGGCTTCGATCCAGCCACAGAACGCGTGCCTTTCGCGGAATTGCAGGAGCTTGACCGTTGGGCGTTGGGCGCCTTCAACGAAGTCGTCAAGAAGGTGCTCACCGGCTATGAGCAATACGATTTTATGACGGTCTATCAAACGCTCTATTCGTTTGCGACGGTCGAGTTGTCCTCGCTCTACTTCGACATCATCAAGGATCGTCTTTATACCTACGCGCCCAAATCGCTCGCGCGGCGTTCGGCGCAAACAGCACTCTATGAGATTGTGCATCGGATGGCGCGCTTGCTTGCACCAATCCTTGCGTTCACTGCTGACGAAATTTGGGAAAACATCCCTGGTGCAACAGCAACAGAAGAATCTGTTCACCTAGCACTTTTCCCTGAATATGAAAGCGATTGGTACGACAAAAAGTTATTAAGTGGTTACGAATCGTTATTTAAGTCTCGCAGTGTGGTAACTCCTTGGATAGAAAAGCGTCGTGCAAATAAGGAGATCGGTGCAAGCTTAAGGGCGAAATTACTTATTGATACGAACGATAACGAGTTACTCAATATTTTGTACTCGTTAAGCGAGGAGCAACGCAATGCCTTCTACATAGTTTCACAAGTGGTTCTGACGAAAATTGAGGCAGATACGTTAAAAACGGTGTATCGAATAGATTTAGCCGATGGGGTGAAATGCGAACGCTGCTGGCATTACACCACGGATGTTGGGGCGGACACGAGGTATCCGGGCGCGTGCGGCCGTTGCGTAAAGAACCTGGAGGAAATGTTGGGTACAGCCTAG
- a CDS encoding glycosyltransferase: MRLAYFSPLPPSKSGIADYSAELLPALARGADLSVFVEKPDELRVNKNSQPYQVFDATHFDELHGQQPFDLCLYHQGNNPHHEYIYERALATPGLLVLHEHCLHHLIAWKTLGRKDEAGYWNEMFYAYGRRGARVAVARENDAASEYQQFLLPMNRRVVSRSLGIVVHNEYAAAQLEFAPGQALPVEIIPHHLSPRVYELDQLDKLECRRAFGLPEDAWIIASFGFVTQSKRIPTLLKAFKRLQAVVPNAMCLIVGEDHWKWSAAPLIAEMGLQRHVRLTGYTVERDFFRYLKAVDVVVNLRYPTAGETSGTLIRALGAGKPVIVSDHGQFGDLPDDVCLKVTAGPEEERELAARLRALACRPNLREGLGERASAWIRENNEVQRSAARYLQFAEQLIEGRKRGKARQPQPVEYKLDFKEAATIKFEHAEALDYLRNFFTDDPNASDYIRVHARRLLRTVELVPKGSASQRALELSSYLHLPLLLRHYGGYGELAVTNWWKGETREQQQTVRHAETGETLSLPMHNVNVERDRLPFPDNHFDVALCCELIEHLQEDPVHMLAELHRVVKWGGLVIVTTPNIASAFSVREALAGRTPNIYSLYNRQSVGDRHAREYTPGDVQAALEAAGFKAVRLFTENVWHETEEDFLRWLDATTEVQRELRGDNIYAVGRKQSAQIERFPENLYD, encoded by the coding sequence ATGCGTCTCGCTTACTTTAGTCCGCTCCCCCCCAGCAAATCCGGCATCGCCGATTACAGCGCCGAGTTGTTGCCGGCGCTGGCGCGGGGCGCGGACTTGTCCGTCTTTGTCGAAAAGCCGGATGAGTTGCGCGTGAATAAAAACAGCCAGCCGTATCAGGTCTTCGACGCGACGCACTTCGACGAATTGCACGGCCAGCAGCCTTTCGATCTGTGCCTCTATCATCAGGGCAACAACCCGCATCACGAATACATTTACGAACGCGCGCTGGCGACGCCGGGCTTGCTGGTCTTGCACGAACACTGTTTGCACCACCTGATCGCGTGGAAGACGCTGGGCCGCAAGGATGAGGCGGGGTATTGGAATGAGATGTTTTACGCCTATGGGCGGCGCGGCGCGCGTGTGGCCGTGGCGCGCGAAAACGATGCGGCCAGCGAATATCAACAGTTCCTCTTGCCGATGAATCGCCGCGTCGTCAGCCGCAGCCTGGGCATCGTGGTGCATAACGAATACGCCGCCGCGCAGCTTGAATTCGCGCCGGGCCAGGCGCTGCCGGTCGAGATCATCCCGCATCACCTGTCACCGCGCGTTTATGAACTGGATCAACTGGACAAGCTGGAATGCCGCCGCGCCTTTGGCTTGCCCGAAGACGCCTGGATCATCGCGTCGTTCGGCTTCGTCACCCAGTCAAAGCGCATTCCGACGTTGCTGAAAGCCTTCAAACGGCTGCAAGCGGTCGTGCCCAACGCGATGTGTCTGATCGTCGGCGAGGATCATTGGAAGTGGAGCGCCGCGCCTTTGATTGCCGAGATGGGTTTGCAACGCCATGTGCGACTGACCGGCTACACGGTCGAACGCGATTTCTTCCGCTATCTGAAAGCCGTGGATGTCGTCGTGAATCTGCGCTATCCGACGGCGGGCGAAACGTCGGGCACGTTGATTCGCGCGCTAGGCGCAGGCAAACCGGTCATCGTGTCTGACCACGGCCAGTTCGGCGATTTGCCCGATGATGTTTGTCTGAAAGTCACCGCTGGGCCGGAAGAAGAGCGCGAACTGGCGGCGCGATTGCGCGCGCTGGCTTGCCGTCCGAACCTGCGCGAAGGCTTGGGCGAACGGGCGTCGGCCTGGATTCGGGAAAACAACGAGGTGCAACGCTCGGCGGCGCGCTACCTGCAATTCGCCGAGCAGTTGATCGAAGGGCGCAAGCGCGGCAAAGCCCGGCAGCCGCAGCCCGTCGAATACAAACTCGATTTCAAAGAGGCCGCAACGATCAAGTTCGAGCACGCCGAGGCGCTGGATTACCTGCGCAACTTTTTCACCGACGATCCGAACGCCAGCGATTACATCCGCGTGCATGCGCGCCGCCTGTTGCGCACCGTTGAGTTGGTACCCAAAGGTTCCGCGTCGCAGCGTGCGCTCGAATTGAGCAGCTATCTGCATCTGCCGCTGCTGCTGCGGCATTACGGCGGGTATGGCGAATTGGCGGTGACCAACTGGTGGAAGGGCGAAACGCGTGAGCAGCAGCAAACCGTGCGGCACGCCGAAACGGGCGAGACGCTGAGCCTGCCGATGCACAACGTCAATGTCGAACGCGACCGGCTGCCGTTCCCCGACAATCATTTCGATGTCGCGCTCTGTTGCGAACTGATCGAGCATTTGCAGGAAGACCCCGTGCATATGCTGGCCGAGTTGCACCGTGTGGTGAAATGGGGCGGCCTGGTCATTGTCACGACGCCCAACATTGCCAGCGCCTTCAGCGTGCGCGAAGCGTTGGCCGGACGCACGCCCAACATCTATTCGCTTTACAACCGCCAAAGCGTGGGCGACCGCCACGCCCGCGAATACACGCCCGGCGACGTGCAGGCGGCGCTCGAAGCCGCCGGGTTCAAGGCCGTCCGGCTGTTCACCGAAAACGTCTGGCACGAGACGGAAGAAGATTTCTTGCGCTGGCTGGACGCGACCACCGAAGTGCAACGCGAACTGCGCGGCGATAACATTTACGCGGTGGGAAGGAAGCAGAGCGCGCAGATCGAGCGGTTTCCTGAGAATTTGTATGACTGA